One Erythrobacter sp. SDW2 genomic region harbors:
- a CDS encoding anti-sigma factor yields MTVTREQIAAYADGELGGAELADVEAAIAADPAIAEQVERHRELKKQLGAHFAPFAEQPVPERLTTLLQTGAESAEVVSFAAERRQRGLAPMVRRWAPIAGPALAASLVLALWQPWRGGDVPEGYAQGELATALDTQLVASQGLAVEPRILLTFRDRAGQYCRVYREARTGGIACHDETGWKIERELGAGLAQTTDYRQAGSDTRILAAAQEMSVGEALDAVAEAEARDRGWQ; encoded by the coding sequence ATGACTGTCACTCGCGAACAGATTGCCGCCTATGCCGATGGCGAGCTGGGAGGAGCCGAACTGGCCGACGTCGAGGCGGCGATTGCCGCAGACCCTGCGATTGCGGAGCAGGTGGAGAGGCATCGGGAGCTCAAGAAACAGCTGGGCGCTCATTTTGCACCTTTCGCTGAGCAGCCCGTTCCCGAAAGGCTGACGACGCTTCTTCAGACAGGCGCCGAATCCGCCGAGGTCGTCAGCTTCGCCGCAGAACGGCGCCAGCGCGGGCTGGCTCCGATGGTCCGGCGCTGGGCGCCGATCGCCGGTCCCGCGCTCGCTGCTTCGTTGGTATTGGCCCTATGGCAGCCGTGGCGAGGCGGCGACGTGCCGGAGGGCTATGCGCAAGGCGAACTTGCGACCGCCCTCGATACCCAGCTGGTGGCGAGCCAGGGGTTGGCGGTCGAACCGCGCATCCTGCTGACATTCCGCGACCGGGCAGGGCAGTATTGCCGCGTCTACCGCGAAGCCCGGACCGGCGGCATCGCCTGTCACGACGAGACCGGCTGGAAGATCGAGCGGGAGCTCGGTGCGGGGCTGGCCCAGACCACCGACTACCGGCAGGCCGGCAGCGATACCCGGATCCTCGCCGCGGCTCAGGAAATGTCGGTCGGCGAAGCGCTCGATGCTGTGGCAGAAGCGGAAGCGAGAGATCGCGGCTGGCAGTAG
- a CDS encoding SDR family NAD(P)-dependent oxidoreductase produces the protein MTYANRFAGKTVIVTGSSMGIGEAIARRFHAEGANVVINSRKQADCDAVASSLGDRAIAVAGDVSSSAFATEIVEKTVAAFGGLDVLVNNAGVGFSGRLSKAKDEDIDRIIDINLKGILYLTREAFPHLLAAKGNVINISSVSGLGGDWGLGIYNASKGGVCNLTRAMALEFGRQGVRANAICPSMTRSDMTTGVTESEAALKLLANRMPLGRPAEPEEIAGPVLFLASDDACFVNGVNLPVDGGVTASNGQPNFFGG, from the coding sequence ATGACATATGCCAACCGTTTCGCCGGCAAGACCGTGATCGTCACCGGCTCCTCCATGGGCATCGGCGAAGCGATCGCCCGGCGCTTTCATGCCGAAGGGGCCAATGTCGTGATCAATTCGCGCAAGCAGGCCGATTGTGATGCGGTGGCCTCTTCGCTTGGGGATCGGGCCATTGCGGTGGCGGGCGACGTGTCCTCCTCTGCCTTCGCGACAGAGATTGTCGAGAAGACCGTCGCCGCCTTCGGCGGCCTCGACGTGCTGGTCAACAACGCCGGGGTCGGTTTTTCCGGGCGGCTGAGCAAGGCGAAGGACGAGGACATCGACCGCATCATCGACATCAATCTCAAGGGCATTCTCTACCTCACCCGCGAGGCGTTTCCGCACCTGCTCGCGGCCAAAGGCAATGTCATCAACATATCCAGCGTCTCCGGCCTCGGCGGCGACTGGGGACTGGGCATATACAATGCCAGCAAGGGCGGGGTCTGCAACCTGACCCGGGCGATGGCGCTGGAGTTCGGGCGACAGGGCGTGCGGGCCAATGCGATCTGTCCGTCGATGACCCGGTCCGACATGACCACCGGCGTTACCGAGAGCGAGGCAGCGCTCAAGCTGCTCGCCAACCGCATGCCGCTGGGCCGCCCGGCCGAACCCGAGGAAATCGCCGGCCCGGTGCTGTTTCTCGCGAGCGACGACGCCTGCTTCGTCAACGGCGTGAACCTGCCGGTCGACGGCGGGGTGACTGCGTCGAACGGCCAGCCGAACTTCTTCGGCGGCTGA
- a CDS encoding serine hydrolase, protein MSVAAWTGAASLALAACATTPPAPEAATGFAPDCAAVAGFLDSAVEQGRTVGASTLIWHEGREACFHASGLASREEGRAFARDTLVQIFSMTKPVTGVALMQLWEQGKFGLDDPLALHLPEYAGLRVVTGRDADGQPILRDPKRAPTIRDVLRHTAGFTYGDGDAPGDVVWNELQPLSSDNTLAEFSQKMAQVPLIADPGTRWHYSAGVDVQARLVEVLSGMAYADYVQQHIFGPLGMKDSGWTRQSADLARLARIYVADETGKLEPMERGTWLEANFAGKPMTMGGSGIVTTVDDYMRFARMLLGEGVLDGVRILRPATVRLMSTDVLDPRITPENRSWLVGKGSGGFGIDFFVRTAPPQSPEENRGTVGEFFWDGYPSMLFWVDPGQRMAVVFATQKIPFDNALHHDIRDAVYGAEYDGLPSE, encoded by the coding sequence ATGAGCGTCGCCGCCTGGACGGGCGCTGCATCGCTGGCATTGGCCGCTTGCGCCACAACCCCGCCAGCGCCCGAAGCGGCGACCGGTTTCGCACCCGATTGCGCGGCTGTCGCCGGCTTCCTCGATAGCGCGGTCGAACAGGGGCGCACGGTCGGCGCATCGACGCTGATCTGGCACGAGGGGCGCGAGGCCTGCTTCCATGCCTCAGGCCTGGCATCGCGTGAGGAGGGCCGGGCTTTTGCGCGGGACACGCTGGTGCAGATCTTCTCCATGACCAAGCCGGTCACCGGCGTGGCGTTGATGCAGCTGTGGGAGCAGGGCAAGTTCGGACTCGACGATCCGCTGGCTTTGCACTTGCCCGAATACGCCGGACTCCGGGTCGTTACCGGGCGCGATGCCGACGGCCAGCCGATCCTGCGCGATCCCAAGCGTGCGCCGACGATCCGCGATGTCCTGCGGCATACGGCGGGCTTCACCTATGGCGACGGCGATGCGCCGGGCGACGTTGTGTGGAACGAGCTGCAGCCGCTTTCCTCCGACAACACGCTGGCCGAGTTCTCGCAGAAGATGGCGCAGGTGCCGCTGATCGCCGATCCGGGCACGCGATGGCACTATTCCGCCGGGGTCGATGTCCAGGCGCGATTGGTGGAGGTGCTCTCCGGCATGGCCTATGCCGACTATGTCCAGCAGCACATCTTCGGCCCGCTCGGCATGAAGGACAGCGGGTGGACACGACAGTCGGCCGATTTGGCGCGGTTGGCCCGCATCTATGTCGCCGACGAGACGGGCAAACTCGAACCAATGGAACGGGGCACCTGGCTGGAGGCCAACTTCGCCGGCAAGCCGATGACCATGGGCGGTTCGGGCATCGTCACCACGGTGGACGACTATATGCGGTTTGCCCGGATGCTCTTGGGCGAGGGGGTGCTCGACGGGGTGCGCATCCTGCGTCCGGCGACGGTGCGGCTGATGTCGACCGATGTGCTCGATCCGAGGATCACGCCGGAAAACCGCTCATGGCTCGTCGGCAAGGGCTCGGGCGGGTTCGGGATCGATTTCTTCGTCCGCACAGCACCGCCACAGTCGCCGGAGGAGAACCGCGGCACCGTTGGCGAATTCTTCTGGGACGGCTATCCCTCGATGCTGTTCTGGGTCGATCCGGGGCAGCGCATGGCGGTGGTCTTCGCCACGCAGAAGATCCCCTTCGACAACGCGCTGCACCACGATATCCGCGATGCGGTCTATGGCGCGGAGTACGACGGGTTGCCGTCGGAATAG
- a CDS encoding response regulator transcription factor, with product MIRRLILHCTDHDSRTRAELSRAAFALGHHAEVYGSIEDLAEYHPRDGIILARDNSADGGIAQFIAALADGGIWLPVVATATHPTTAQIVAAVKGGALDYLTLPVETERLAAMLERIADDVERVQAERRRMLEARGRIASLSAREREVLEWLAEGSSNKTIARELEISPRTVEIHRANMMNKLGARHAAEAVRLRIEARIDPAPFD from the coding sequence ATGATACGTCGACTGATCCTCCACTGCACCGATCATGACAGCCGAACCCGAGCCGAGTTGTCACGGGCTGCGTTCGCCCTTGGCCACCATGCCGAAGTCTATGGTTCGATCGAGGATCTGGCCGAGTACCATCCGCGTGACGGCATCATCCTGGCACGCGACAATTCGGCCGATGGCGGAATCGCCCAGTTCATTGCCGCGCTGGCCGATGGCGGCATCTGGCTGCCCGTGGTGGCAACGGCTACGCATCCCACCACCGCGCAGATCGTGGCAGCGGTGAAGGGCGGCGCGCTGGATTACTTGACGCTACCTGTCGAGACCGAGCGGCTAGCCGCGATGCTGGAACGCATCGCCGATGATGTCGAACGCGTGCAGGCCGAGCGCCGCCGGATGCTGGAAGCGCGCGGGCGTATCGCCTCGCTTTCGGCCCGCGAGCGCGAAGTGCTCGAATGGCTCGCGGAGGGCAGCAGCAACAAGACCATCGCCCGGGAGCTCGAGATCAGTCCCCGTACGGTCGAAATCCACCGCGCCAACATGATGAACAAGCTGGGCGCACGCCACGCCGCTGAAGCGGTGCGGCTGCGGATCGAAGCCCGAATCGATCCTGCTCCCTTTGACTGA
- a CDS encoding extensin family protein, which produces MRSLVVLLLLAPALAACGNLVPDGKSQRTTAAPARSQAIAISPQGQQCLAQLSATGSRFEALPDKYYGAGCSAINAVSLSSLAGDRSSLELANIGPVTCPTAEALSGWARFGVDRAARKILGSPLRRIETMGSYACRNVAGSSKRSAHARAEAVDVAAFVLEDGRRISVLDHWHGGSREEREFLRVVQQSACKRFGTVLSPEYNAAHHDHLHLEWGPSSFCR; this is translated from the coding sequence ATGCGCAGTCTTGTCGTTCTCTTGCTTCTGGCTCCGGCCCTCGCCGCCTGCGGCAATCTCGTGCCCGACGGCAAGTCACAGCGTACGACCGCAGCTCCGGCGCGATCGCAAGCCATCGCAATCAGCCCGCAGGGCCAACAATGCCTCGCGCAGCTGAGTGCGACTGGTTCGCGCTTCGAGGCCTTGCCCGACAAATATTACGGCGCCGGCTGCTCGGCCATCAACGCCGTATCTCTCAGTAGCCTCGCCGGTGACCGTTCATCGCTCGAGCTGGCCAATATCGGCCCGGTGACCTGCCCGACGGCAGAGGCGTTGAGCGGCTGGGCTCGCTTCGGTGTGGATCGCGCGGCGCGAAAGATCCTCGGCAGCCCGCTACGCCGGATCGAAACCATGGGCAGCTATGCCTGCCGGAATGTCGCAGGCAGTTCCAAGCGCTCCGCCCACGCCCGCGCCGAAGCAGTCGATGTCGCAGCATTCGTTCTCGAGGATGGCCGCCGGATCAGTGTGCTCGACCACTGGCATGGAGGCAGCAGGGAAGAGCGCGAGTTCCTTCGCGTCGTGCAGCAAAGCGCCTGCAAGCGGTTCGGCACCGTGCTGAGCCCGGAATACAACGCCGCACACCACGACCATCTGCACCTGGAATGGGGTCCGTCCAGCTTCTGCCGCTGA
- a CDS encoding proteasome-type protease → MTYCVGMVLDKGLVLMSDTRTNSGVDNISTFRKMFHWTVPGERVITVLSAGNLATTQAVVSKLEERTKLPGDRENSLLGMPTMFTVATEIGRLLRDTIDTRQKANGDTARTRFNASIILAGQIAGMEPRLFLIYPEGNFIEASSDTPFFQIGELKYGRPIILRAYDRGMSFEDAVKLLMVSFDSTLKANLSVGMPLDLMVIERDRFEPSHSRRITPEDPFFQEISSRWGDALKDAFHSLPAFSFDE, encoded by the coding sequence ATGACCTATTGCGTGGGCATGGTGCTGGACAAGGGACTGGTGTTGATGAGCGACACCCGCACCAATTCGGGGGTCGACAACATTTCCACCTTTCGCAAGATGTTTCACTGGACGGTGCCCGGAGAGAGAGTGATCACCGTCCTTTCCGCCGGCAACCTCGCGACCACGCAGGCGGTGGTGAGCAAGCTGGAAGAGCGGACCAAGCTGCCCGGGGATCGCGAAAATTCGCTGCTGGGCATGCCGACCATGTTCACTGTCGCGACGGAAATCGGCCGCCTGTTGCGCGACACGATCGACACGCGGCAGAAGGCCAATGGCGACACCGCGCGGACCCGGTTCAACGCCTCGATCATCCTTGCCGGCCAGATCGCCGGGATGGAGCCACGCCTGTTCCTGATCTATCCCGAAGGCAATTTCATCGAGGCGAGCAGCGACACGCCCTTCTTCCAGATCGGCGAACTCAAATATGGCCGCCCGATCATCCTGCGCGCCTATGACCGGGGGATGAGCTTCGAGGATGCGGTCAAGCTGCTGATGGTCAGCTTCGATTCCACGCTCAAGGCCAACCTTTCGGTCGGTATGCCGCTAGACCTTATGGTAATCGAACGCGACCGGTTCGAGCCGAGCCATTCGCGCCGGATCACTCCAGAGGACCCCTTCTTCCAGGAAATCTCCTCGCGCTGGGGCGATGCACTGAAAGATGCCTTCCACTCGCTCCCGGCGTTCAGTTTCGACGAATAG
- a CDS encoding VOC family protein yields MAKVTGLGGVFYVVKDPEATRAWYREVLGIDGEYGPQLDWSEETAEKPYSLISHFADDKYVRPGKGGFMINLRVDDCVAIVEQLKAKGVEVLGYADEGYGRFAWILDPDGVKIELWQQMEAP; encoded by the coding sequence ATGGCGAAGGTGACCGGCCTGGGCGGGGTGTTCTACGTCGTGAAAGACCCCGAAGCGACGCGGGCATGGTACCGTGAGGTGCTGGGCATCGACGGCGAATACGGCCCACAGCTCGATTGGTCGGAGGAGACCGCTGAGAAGCCCTATTCGCTCATCAGCCATTTCGCGGATGACAAGTACGTCCGGCCCGGCAAGGGCGGCTTCATGATCAACCTGCGGGTCGATGACTGCGTGGCCATCGTCGAACAGCTCAAGGCCAAGGGCGTAGAGGTGCTTGGCTATGCCGATGAAGGCTACGGCCGGTTTGCCTGGATCCTCGACCCTGACGGGGTCAAGATCGAGCTCTGGCAGCAGATGGAAGCGCCCTGA
- a CDS encoding outer membrane protein, which yields MLQLTKVSLAALAITSSGAAIAQDSEGPFFDGFYVAGSISLDAPEGDDGTVVFDTNRDGEYNETVRTVTGANAFSPGFCDGAAINRTAAGGCTRDDDDLGYGIRLGYDQRIGSNFVGGILVEGTKSDMRDSTTAFSTTPANYVFTRELDYAVSARGRLGFSPGEGRGLLYVTGGVSYAKLDQSFSSSNTANAFTIANDGDMVWGGQVGGGAELMLNNNISIGLEYLYNSYDAGDSFVEVGPGTAGATNPFLLVSGGTNMRPANNNFDFHSFKATIGFHF from the coding sequence ATGCTGCAATTGACCAAGGTTTCCTTGGCTGCCCTGGCTATTACGTCCAGCGGCGCCGCTATTGCCCAGGACAGCGAAGGCCCGTTTTTCGATGGATTCTACGTTGCCGGATCGATTTCGCTCGACGCGCCGGAAGGCGACGACGGCACGGTGGTATTCGACACCAACCGCGACGGCGAGTACAACGAAACCGTCCGTACGGTCACCGGTGCCAATGCCTTCAGCCCGGGCTTCTGCGATGGTGCGGCCATCAATCGCACGGCAGCGGGCGGATGTACCCGCGACGACGACGATCTCGGTTACGGCATCCGCCTCGGCTACGACCAGCGCATCGGTTCGAACTTCGTCGGCGGCATCCTGGTCGAAGGCACGAAGTCGGATATGCGCGATTCGACGACCGCGTTCAGCACGACTCCGGCCAACTACGTTTTCACAAGGGAACTCGACTATGCCGTTTCGGCCCGCGGCCGCCTCGGCTTCTCGCCGGGCGAAGGGCGCGGTCTGCTCTACGTGACCGGCGGCGTGAGCTACGCCAAGCTCGACCAGAGCTTCAGCTCGTCGAACACGGCCAACGCCTTCACCATCGCCAATGACGGTGACATGGTGTGGGGCGGCCAGGTGGGTGGCGGCGCCGAGCTGATGCTGAACAACAACATCTCGATCGGCCTTGAATACCTCTACAACTCGTATGACGCCGGCGACTCGTTTGTGGAAGTCGGACCGGGTACTGCGGGCGCCACCAACCCGTTCCTGCTGGTCTCGGGCGGCACCAACATGCGCCCGGCGAACAACAATTTCGACTTCCATTCGTTCAAGGCGACTATCGGTTTCCACTTCTGA
- a CDS encoding S8 family serine peptidase, with protein MMRRILPTILAAAILASPLAAQLALPQVQLPDPGGVVGDVTDTVGIALEDVDATTQRTAARLLELRQRTIRKLLRQNRETIEADARGDLARRGELLVDGATAAQLAVLDEAGFSVLSSEQIEGLDFIVTRLAVPERLPLAKAERLARELAPGAEISADNLHYQSGAVAGTVIAPMALQSASIGTEVGVIDSAPGASVSTVATRGFAKGAPKAANHGSAVASLLKSAGVARVRVADVYGTDAAGGNALAIAKALGWLVSSGSKVVTISLVGPKNSVVQKAVAAAQKKGVVIVAAVGNDGPAAPPAYPASYDGVIAITGVDGRNRALIEAGRALNLDYAAPGADIYALDARGKRVKWRGTSFAAPLAAARLAAALSRGRNWRSTLDAEARDLGKKGPDTTYGRGLLCGTCARKK; from the coding sequence ATGATGCGCCGGATTCTCCCCACCATCCTTGCTGCCGCAATTCTGGCCAGCCCGCTGGCAGCGCAGCTGGCCCTGCCGCAGGTGCAGCTGCCGGATCCCGGCGGGGTGGTGGGCGACGTGACGGACACGGTCGGGATTGCGCTCGAGGACGTAGACGCCACTACCCAGCGCACAGCTGCGAGGCTGCTGGAATTGCGCCAGCGAACGATACGAAAGCTGCTGCGCCAGAACCGCGAGACCATCGAAGCCGATGCGCGGGGCGATCTTGCCAGGCGCGGCGAATTGCTGGTCGATGGTGCGACCGCGGCACAGCTAGCGGTGCTTGATGAAGCAGGGTTCAGCGTGCTTTCGAGCGAACAGATCGAGGGGCTGGATTTCATCGTCACCCGGCTCGCCGTGCCGGAGCGGCTGCCCTTGGCAAAGGCGGAGCGCCTCGCCCGCGAGCTGGCACCCGGGGCGGAGATCAGCGCCGACAATCTGCACTACCAGTCCGGCGCAGTCGCCGGCACGGTGATCGCCCCGATGGCTCTGCAGAGCGCAAGCATCGGCACCGAAGTCGGCGTGATCGACAGCGCACCGGGCGCGAGTGTTTCGACCGTCGCCACCAGGGGTTTCGCCAAGGGCGCACCCAAGGCGGCCAACCATGGCAGCGCAGTGGCATCGCTACTCAAGAGCGCGGGCGTTGCGCGCGTGCGGGTGGCCGATGTCTATGGTACCGATGCGGCGGGCGGCAATGCGCTGGCGATCGCCAAAGCGCTCGGCTGGCTGGTTTCGAGCGGCAGCAAGGTCGTGACGATCAGCCTGGTCGGGCCGAAGAACAGCGTCGTCCAGAAGGCTGTCGCCGCCGCGCAGAAGAAGGGCGTCGTGATCGTCGCGGCTGTCGGCAATGATGGTCCGGCCGCGCCACCTGCCTATCCCGCTTCCTACGACGGCGTCATCGCCATCACGGGTGTGGACGGACGCAACCGCGCCCTGATCGAAGCCGGGCGCGCGCTCAACCTCGACTACGCGGCACCGGGGGCGGATATCTATGCGCTCGATGCCAGGGGCAAGCGGGTGAAATGGCGCGGGACATCGTTCGCCGCGCCGCTCGCCGCCGCCAGGCTTGCCGCTGCGCTTTCGCGCGGGAGAAACTGGCGCAGCACGCTCGATGCCGAGGCCAGGGATCTGGGCAAGAAGGGCCCTGACACCACCTATGGTCGCGGGCTGCTGTGCGGCACCTGCGCCCGGAAAAAATGA
- the putP gene encoding sodium/proline symporter PutP: MQTGTLISLAVYFILMLGIGLYAWRKSTEDSEGYLLGGRNLSPAVAALSAGASDMSGWLLLGLPGALYAAGLVEAWIGIGLFAGALVNWIVVAPRLRQQTEDLGNALTIPEFLANRFPNRAVALRVISAVIVVTFFSVYTASGLVAGGKLFETSFAGLFGNIGGMSDYATGLWVTAGVVLAYTMVGGFLAVSLTDFVQGLIMVTALVVMPLVVMFGPGGASGASIVAVPQEGFLSLTHGLTFIGFLSAVTWGLGYFGQPHIIVRFMALRSVADVPKARAIGMSWMGVCLIGTIGVGLAGRAYVERNGMTLEDPETIFILLAETLFHPLVTGFLLAALLAAVMSTISSQLLVASSSLTEDFYRLFLRKNATERESVNIGRLSVLAVALVAIVIAGDPDSQVLGLVSNAWAGFGAAFGPLIILSLTWDRMTGDGALAGLVTGAVVVIVWIALGWNAAFMGGPGVYEIIPGFIASWLAIWLVSGAMQRS; encoded by the coding sequence ATGCAGACCGGAACCCTGATTTCACTCGCCGTCTATTTCATCCTCATGCTCGGCATCGGATTGTATGCCTGGCGCAAATCGACCGAGGACAGCGAAGGCTATCTGCTCGGTGGCCGCAACCTTTCACCCGCCGTCGCGGCGCTCTCTGCCGGGGCGTCGGACATGTCGGGTTGGCTGCTGCTCGGCTTGCCCGGTGCGCTCTATGCAGCCGGGCTGGTCGAGGCGTGGATCGGGATCGGACTGTTTGCGGGCGCGCTGGTCAACTGGATCGTCGTCGCCCCGCGGCTGCGCCAGCAGACCGAGGACCTGGGCAATGCGCTGACCATCCCCGAATTCCTCGCCAACCGTTTCCCCAACCGCGCGGTCGCTCTGCGGGTGATCAGCGCGGTGATCGTCGTCACTTTCTTCAGCGTCTATACCGCTTCGGGCCTCGTCGCCGGGGGCAAGCTGTTCGAGACCAGCTTTGCCGGGCTGTTCGGCAATATCGGCGGGATGAGCGACTATGCCACGGGGCTTTGGGTTACTGCCGGCGTGGTGCTGGCCTACACCATGGTCGGCGGGTTCCTGGCCGTCAGCCTGACCGACTTCGTGCAGGGCCTGATCATGGTCACAGCGCTGGTCGTGATGCCGCTGGTGGTGATGTTCGGCCCCGGCGGCGCTTCCGGCGCCAGCATCGTGGCGGTGCCGCAGGAAGGCTTCCTCAGCCTGACCCACGGGCTGACCTTCATCGGGTTCCTCAGTGCGGTGACATGGGGCCTCGGCTATTTCGGCCAGCCGCATATCATCGTACGCTTCATGGCGCTGCGCAGCGTTGCAGACGTGCCCAAGGCGCGCGCCATCGGCATGAGCTGGATGGGCGTGTGCCTGATCGGCACCATTGGCGTAGGCCTGGCGGGCCGTGCTTATGTCGAACGCAACGGCATGACGCTGGAGGATCCGGAAACGATCTTCATCCTGCTGGCCGAAACGCTGTTCCACCCGCTCGTGACCGGCTTCCTGCTTGCTGCCTTGCTGGCAGCGGTGATGAGCACCATCAGCTCGCAATTGCTGGTCGCTTCGAGTTCGTTGACCGAGGATTTCTACCGCCTGTTCCTGCGCAAGAACGCCACCGAGCGCGAGAGCGTCAATATCGGGCGGCTGAGCGTGCTGGCAGTCGCGCTGGTGGCGATCGTGATTGCGGGCGATCCGGACAGCCAGGTGCTGGGCCTGGTCTCCAACGCCTGGGCCGGGTTCGGTGCTGCGTTCGGGCCGCTGATCATCCTGTCGCTGACATGGGACCGCATGACCGGCGATGGCGCGCTGGCAGGCCTCGTCACGGGCGCGGTGGTGGTCATCGTCTGGATTGCGCTCGGCTGGAATGCCGCCTTCATGGGCGGACCCGGCGTGTACGAGATCATCCCCGGCTTCATCGCTTCGTGGCTGGCGATCTGGCTGGTATCGGGGGCCATGCAAAGGAGCTGA
- a CDS encoding RNA polymerase sigma factor, with product MGQTFEQQVLALLPRLRRFAIGLAGSPSDGDDLCQMTIERALTRRDQWQEGTRLDSWMYRIMRNILIDEKRSNARRSRTFVDEEAGLAVGADGAQESQVELSMVDRAMQRLPDEQREAVLLVMVEGYAYKEAAEIVGCPVGTLNSRLVRGRDALLEILEGAQ from the coding sequence CTGGGCCAGACGTTCGAACAGCAGGTGCTCGCGCTGCTGCCGCGCTTGCGGCGGTTCGCGATCGGGCTTGCCGGTTCGCCGTCCGATGGCGACGATTTGTGCCAGATGACAATCGAACGTGCGCTGACCCGCCGCGACCAGTGGCAGGAGGGAACACGGCTCGACAGCTGGATGTACCGTATCATGCGCAACATATTGATCGACGAGAAACGCAGCAATGCCCGCCGCAGCCGGACCTTCGTGGACGAGGAGGCGGGCCTTGCCGTGGGTGCGGACGGCGCGCAGGAATCGCAGGTCGAACTCTCCATGGTCGACCGCGCCATGCAGCGTCTCCCTGACGAACAGCGCGAGGCAGTGCTGCTGGTGATGGTCGAAGGCTATGCCTACAAGGAAGCGGCCGAGATCGTCGGATGCCCGGTCGGAACGCTCAATTCGCGGCTGGTACGCGGGCGTGATGCCTTGCTCGAAATTCTGGAGGGCGCGCAATGA
- a CDS encoding DUF4424 family protein: MTHRPWLAALALLAAPPATPALANDSEAEWAIGGLVLKTNAAISMDKEELYISATEVRVDYVYTNHSPEEREVMITFPLPRVPAADGFYDTWSMPDWDELEFTTKVDGVPVEYEVADRALVGDRDVTDAVAAEGFPLFWFREEGFPDRLQDLPVADRDRLLAAGLLRTDDDAELTGEVSWVYPAWQVERNLVRTQLFPAKSAVTVSHVYRPWTGGSVGGMLYPAIRSEYPESMQEYRDKWCVDDGLLAGVDRKLGAGTEEDPVYYGETWLGYVLGSGANWAGPIKDFRLVVDKGDPDNLVSFCMDGVTKISPTRFEVRKTDFEPTQDLDILILEFYRPSNEF, from the coding sequence ATGACGCACCGCCCTTGGCTTGCCGCACTGGCCCTGCTCGCCGCGCCGCCGGCCACGCCCGCGCTCGCCAATGACAGCGAGGCCGAGTGGGCCATCGGCGGGCTGGTGCTCAAGACCAATGCAGCGATCTCGATGGACAAGGAGGAGCTTTATATTTCCGCCACCGAAGTGCGGGTGGACTATGTCTATACCAACCACTCGCCGGAAGAGCGCGAGGTGATGATTACCTTCCCCCTGCCGCGCGTCCCGGCGGCTGACGGGTTCTATGACACCTGGTCCATGCCCGATTGGGACGAGCTGGAATTCACCACCAAGGTCGATGGCGTGCCGGTGGAATATGAAGTCGCCGACCGGGCCCTGGTGGGCGACCGCGATGTGACCGACGCGGTGGCGGCAGAAGGCTTCCCGCTGTTCTGGTTCCGCGAAGAGGGCTTTCCCGACAGGCTGCAGGACCTGCCCGTGGCCGATCGCGACCGGCTGCTCGCCGCGGGACTGCTCCGGACCGATGACGATGCCGAGCTGACCGGCGAAGTCAGCTGGGTCTATCCGGCCTGGCAGGTCGAACGCAATCTCGTTCGCACGCAGCTGTTCCCGGCCAAGTCTGCCGTGACGGTGAGCCATGTCTATCGGCCGTGGACAGGAGGCAGCGTCGGTGGAATGCTTTATCCGGCCATCCGGTCGGAATATCCCGAAAGCATGCAGGAATATCGCGACAAGTGGTGTGTCGATGACGGCCTCCTGGCGGGCGTCGACAGGAAGCTGGGCGCCGGGACCGAAGAGGACCCGGTCTATTACGGCGAGACCTGGCTCGGCTATGTCCTCGGCAGCGGGGCCAACTGGGCAGGGCCGATCAAGGACTTCCGGCTGGTGGTGGACAAGGGCGATCCGGACAACCTCGTCAGCTTCTGCATGGACGGGGTGACGAAGATCAGCCCCACCCGGTTCGAAGTGCGCAAGACCGATTTCGAACCGACGCAGGATCTCGATATCCTGATCCTGGAGTTCTATCGCCCGAGCAACGAGTTCTAG